CTTagaggggggttggaagggatttgaaagggggctggggagatttggggggatctgggggtgGTTGgaggtggttttgggggtctttgggtgAGTTAAAACAAGTTCtgggggcattggggcatcaaagaGATCTGTGGaaggaggggattaaagggaaaatggaggttaggggacatttggggggggttaAAGGGGCCTGGAGGggccctcaaaacccctgaaatcccccctcGACATATCAAAAGcttctcaaggtcccctcaaatgccctcagagacctcatcctccccagcaccctctaaaccctctcagtgaccgCAAAACCtacctgggaccccccagtcccctttagggaacccccaatccccctcagagaccctcaaaaccgtctaaGACCCcgtaaaccccctagagaccccaaaactgcctaaaaggtccCGCCAGGACCCCTAAACatcctcagagacccccaaaccctacCTGGtaccccccaaatctcctcagaaacaaaaaccccctcagagacccccaaaccccttcatgAACCTCCAAccaccccctgagtcccctcaggacaccgaactccctcagggacccctcaaaacctcctcggttatccccgaacccccccgctaaacccctcccgagcccccccgggggactcacagcactcagagcgaaccgcaggccccgccgccatcaccgagtcccggctgcgcgcgcaccgcgttcagagaacgccgccgcagccaatcagcgcgcggccacgcccccgcagccccgccccgcccctgccgcgttggctgccgggaatcggtgatggcggcgggtcggtcggtgagctctgagtgcaggcggggggtgcgggagagcggggtctggggatcccctcgaggggctgcggggagcgcgggtgaggggggaaaggctggagggctcgggagggtttagcgcgggggGTTCGGAGGTTCCCGAGGGAACAGAGCGCAGGGCCTTGGAACCctctcgggggccgcggggcccggaggcctcccaagaacccggaTGTTCGATTCGATTCCTGAAAAAGTCCCtcggaaaaaaaattcaaaaccacccaaccaaaaaaagaaccctaaaaaaaggaaaagtgagaaaaaggtcaggaaaaaactgcaagggccaggatgattttattgctttgcttcagtttttccttggtctcctccttctcagattctttgctctcttcctttacagaaagctcttctgctgttctgtggttttgtggtcccttaggggcttttagaggtctctgaggaggttttggggggtctctgaGGAGCTTCGGTGTCGAGGGGGGAGGTtaaaggtccctgaaggggtttgggaatccctgagggagttttggagtctccgagggaattgggaggtcctggggggcCTTGGGGGGAGGGTCTTTGAAAGAGTTTTTGAGGTTTCTAGGGGGATTTCGGGAGTCccagacggttttgagggtccctgagggggtttttggggtccctgaaagGGCCTcgggggtcccaggtgggttttgcaggtcactgagagggcttagggtgtcctgggggggagatgaggtctctgaggggatttaGGGTGTTTTTGAGGAGGTTTTGATGGTTCcagaggtggatttctgagggggtttctggggttttgcctggattttggggggtctctgTGTCAGTCCTGTCTGGCCACGGCCAACTAAAACTCCTATGAGGccatttcccatcccaccacagcacctctgccagcccagcaaaccgaccccagggaaaggggatcccaattccCCACTCGAACCCCAGAGACTCTCAAAACTCAGCATACAGAGACTCAGCATACAAAGACACCCTTTAGGTGTCacctaaagcccagcagtggggttcaggggatctcccagcctCCAGGGGAAGGGTCCTAGGGGTGCCCCCAAAGTgcgggggggagatgtaccacatccggataaggggatcccagtgccctcagtatatcccagtgacctcccagtgaccctcagtgTGGCCCAGTAACCCCTTCAGTGACTACCCAATGTATCCCAgagacctcccactgccccccaggatggcccagtgatcctgcagtgagcacccagtaacccccagtatggcccagtaacctcccagtgtctccccgtgtgtcctggtaatcccccagtaactccccagtccctcccagtgccccctgattccccccagtgtgtcccagtatcccccagtaatcactcAGTGCCCCTCAAAGgcccccaactgtccccaacgtgtccccagatgcccttggcctttctgtgagtgtgggAGGCAGTGTGTTTTTGTGGTCAAAGGGtccaggggggctcctggggtgagatggagggttgtggacatcagggatgggtttggggacaatggggacagtggggaggggtttgtggacagtggaattAAGGATGTCAAGGGGAGAGTtggggccatggggaggccctggggacattggagacaccagggggggctcggggtgttaaggggggaactggggacaccaagagggtcttggggacaccagaggGGTCTCAGAAATCACCTGCTTGTGGAGCTGCCCCTCCCCACCCAAGCCCCTTTAACTCCCCCTAAATGTCCCCAAcctccatttttcctttaatctcCTCCTCCCAtagatccctttgatgccccaatgcccTCCAAACCCAttttaactcccctaaatgcacccaaagaTCCCCAAAACCgcccaaatccccatccaactaCCCCCCAGATTGCCCTATTTCTCCTTcagccccccctcaaatccctaccccccaccccccgccaaagagggatcacctggcaccctgggacaggaacacagtgggctgtactgggggcactgggctgtactgggagggcactgggggggctcaggtgtcccaggacaacgtggcccagcaCCAGGAGAGATccggggagcagtgaggaggtactggtctgtcctggtctgtcctggtctgtaccccgaatccccaaagcccctccccagctcccccaggaccctcccagacccccaagccccccaggcccccccaggcccctgagtTGGTCCTggtgccccttgagcatctgcagctgctgcagaaccaggcatttcatcagcaaatgtgcaggtgacaccaagctgggggtgtgttgatgtgctggaaggctctgcagagggacctgggtgaggaagagtgtgtcagcaggagcaaggaggtgattgttgggctggactgagcgctggtgaggccacccctggagtgctgtgtccagctctgggcccctgagttgaggaaggccctggaggggctggagcaggagcagagaagagcagcgaggctggggaagggagtggagcacaagtggtgtgaggagaggctgagggagctgggggtgttgaggctggagaagaggaggctcaggggagacctcctgactgtctgcaagtctctgccaggaggttgtagccaggtgggggtggggctggtctgccaggaagcagcagtaggacaagagggctgggtcttgagctgtgccaggggaggtttaggttggatattaggaagcaattttatcccaagagagtaatcaggccttggaatgggctgggcagggagggggtggagtcagcgtccctggaggtgttgaaggtgagagtggatgtggcctcagtgccatggtctgggaagcacggcggggttggatcaagggttggacttgatgatctcggaggtcttttccaacccaactgattctgtgattctctgattcccattcctatggcagcacatgcttgaggctctatccccagggtgattgagatgtctgtccatatctatctccaaggttagtctgtaaatgtgtggtgttagaaaagcaggctaagtTCTGGGATGGTtctagaaggagaaaaaagcccagaggccagtgcaagcaggcagccctgagcttgcacatgatgtcccctccctgcaggttcctatccttgagcccaggccctgaggtgaggctgagaagtggcgcggaggtgagcccagagctgtccctgaggtgaggctgagaataagtgcaaggcagaggtgctgctgaggaaggagagccccgtgcttgggaagagacagaagctgtgagtgcccatccctgagaaggtgctgtgtccatcccctgtgtgccaggtgagctggggctttgctgcagagctgcgggcgctgatttgagcgtctccaagtgttgagatggtgggcacccaggaacataaactgtgcctggccacggagcctgcaaggaggagcagagacagcagtgtcagtgtggggggccaggttgtccctgtaccttcccctgcaggccctgtctgtccctgctgggcccctgtccatccccatcaggtccctgcccgtctccccgggctgagctccccccaggaagtgccgtggagctgaagctgctgccatcccccccctgcagccgctgccccagccaagggagcagcaaaggcagggccaggagcagaggcagcagcaggggagccctgggggggccgggaagctcttgtgtgggtcaggaaagaggcgctgggcacgaggccggggctgtgctgagcaggcccagccctcacatccccccagccaacaccggctgcccggggggcttgggagggacccccagcccgtgtgccccacactcagctggcagagagagagccaagggaccgGGTTACTTGCCTTTAACCCTGGAGagtgggggaggctggagagaggaggaagCTGTGAGAGccctgagagcctggagaggggggagctcgggCCTCCTGTGCCGAGCCAGCGGTCGGGGctgtgctgttggtgccaaattacccctggtcaggctgaacccagagcccTCTCACGTGTCAGAGGGCCTGATCTGCTTCCTGCTCTCAttgccctggggctgcctctGGTGTCCCGTGACCTATAGGGCTGTTTGGTTGCCTTGGGCACAGCCggcccttgtgcagggctgtgccctgggtggCACTTGAAGGTGGGCAGGAGGTATTTTTTGGGGGTGCCGGGCTGGGTTGGtggcagagccccggcggtggctggggggatgcgggtcccccccacggtgggggttggtgtttcTGGGTCAGGCCCCACcagctccattgtcagcccggtgccagtgggggggacacagtgggtttggggccccccgggagtgccgggggtgggtgtggagcccgggagctgccgagtgtggagggcggagcggggcgatgccggagctgggggacccccggcagcctggaaaggggagcacagggaagggaaagccctgacagtggggacccctgggatccctgggacaacaaagtggagaacttggagagagggaatgtctgggaactcGGCATCCCGAAGGCGAGAGTGAGAGGAGAAGCGACCCTTGGGTACCCCAACgctcccagcatccctgagtgggacccccagcatctcaGAAAGGGAAGCTATTCCCAACTCCAGAAAGGACAGACCAGAGATGGATAAGTCCTGGGAGAATTTCTTTGGGTTAACCTTTGTATTTTGGAGTAATTTCTTAGCTGAAcctcaactttttgcagtttgggtgGATGAGGGTCTTCTTGCTATTTTTGAGAgggtttttgcctgaatctcggaggtttgggtttttctgggctgaatcttggtgtttttggaggtttttgtggacacaggatgcctggtgagttctagagatggacttgggcaggaggaacccccaagccaacgcactcagcccttgttttccccgcatcaggatttgtccttcccaaagcttgggcagatggaggaggaggctgcgaggaagaggaagatgccttgggccccccaggcaggtgaggaggaagtcagtgtccctttgggtgggtgttgtgctggctctgtcagccgagcatggccccggctgcaggacaaccccgctggcgccgccgtcctgccggggccggagttggggggatgtccttggccttccctgtgggccggaggcaaatcccctccctgtccttcttacttcctgccccaggccccgagctgaggacggagaaCCCGGAGGACAAATCtccccgtgagaccctggtgggagaggccgttttgaagggctgcacggcgcaggaaggcagcggggaggaaaagggccggagatccccccgcaggaggggctccaaagccagcccagggtgctctgaggaggaaagagccagcctgtgctgggaaggcggccggagcttgagggggagctctgagccggtggtccctgagcagcctcccagcagtgagaagcccttcaagtgtttggaatgtgggaagagcttcaggaagagcgcccacctgatccgacaccagcacatccacactggagaacgtccctacacatgtggggaatgtgggaagagcttcagtaacagctccaacctcctcactcaccagcacatccacacgGGGGAACAGCCatacacgtgtggggaatgtgggaagagcttcaaccaaagctccaacctgatccgacaccaggccatccacactggagaacggccctacacgtgtgggcaatgtgggaagagcttcagtgacagctccaccctccgctcccaccagcacatccacactggggaacggccctacaagtgcttgcaatgtgggaagaggtttcagcgCAGCTCAactctcctcaggcatgagcagacacacacggatgagaggcccttccgctgcaccgactgcgggaaagGCTTCAGCCGGAACTTCACCCtcatcacccaccggcgcatccacaccggggaaaggccctacaagtgtggggagtgtgggaagagcttcacccacaACTCTAACTTGACCTCACACAAACAGACCCAcggtaagagaagccctaccagtgccccaactgtgggaagagcttcagccgctgcttccaccctgaatgaaccccctgatggtgaggcaacccctggagtccagtgaccatcagtccatcccttttgaccacaaaggtccagtcccctttcccatgTGCaagttcttccaacagaacccttcttggggggtgtgtggagattcctgccttggctggggaccccccaaggtcagtcctggaggttgagagcagagatctccccatgagcgttggtctgggggagttccatccatctctaattaagaattattgcttttgtgccagcttgagtagaattgcttcaacaattgctttagcaTAGaacactgtcctatcttatcctgtactcctggtagttttagtgtttctattgtgcagtaaataattgtgatgaagatcttttgtctgatcatttgtaaccctaaataactcatttctatcaatagatctgatttgccatcattaaaacctgggggacaaaagtggttcagtcacacctctccaattcctctaaactgaaagtgttggcataatccaaggctgagattggatccagaagcccccagcaccccacaggaagttgggagctcagggggccaccctTTTATGCCAACCCctctgtgcccaaagacccccatgggaccgttGGACCCACCAAACCAcccctccttttccacccttctccctgttcctcccactttcccattgtcccctcagtCCCCAGTTTCCCCCATGAacagttttggggtcccaacccccactttttacCTCCTTTCCTTTGGTTGTTGAAGGATAAactgaggctgcacacacagagttccattgtGGGACTTGTACACTGACACTGTCCCGTGtccccttttattcctcttctcttGTGAGCAGAACCCCgtgtttgtcttttagtccattggaattcccagcatggccccaaagcagtgccctgatcccacacattcccctcccctcatgtgctggctgcgttcagccaccagagaaaaacacaggctggtcGTGCAGGTTGGTTCAAGTGCATTTCCACTTGGAGAAACaaccttctctctctccaagCACTCAGCCAAGGTCCATCCTCCCTTTGCATTCCCATGAACTCAGTGCAGGTGCCGAGTGACTCCGCTTGgtcccacctctgcccctgTTTTGTTTGGACACACAGAGTTCACGGCCAAGAGGGCCAGGACCCGGCTCCTTGTCTTGGGGCTTGTCCCATGTGCTTCCTGAGGACTCGGAATATTGAAACCAGACAGATTCTGAAACCCCTGCTCCTGATGCTGCCACAGTGCCCATacactggcactgcaggcaTGGCCTGCACTGAATGGCAGCAGGAGCCGTGGCTGCGGCAGCTGCCGGGATTGCTGCAGAGATGATCCAAGCAATCAGCCCTCCACTgaggatttctgcatttcacgGTTTCCTTAATTCACTGTATCCTGCATcatcctcccagcttctgcttcCCTAGGAGCCCCAGTTTGGCTCTTCTGCCCATGGGAATTATTAATGATAAATGGAGGGTAGGTACGTTTTGATCTGTGATAACTCTGAAATAACAAGGATTACTTACAGGGGTGTTAAAGGTATTGTCAGTCACACAAATCACAACGTCAGGTGTGGCCAAGAAGGGATCTGAGTGACAAGGACACACTACGACTGAGTCATTAAGCCAGTCAGGAAGAGTTGGTAGATCCAGTGAATTCCAAGAACAGTGTCTTCCTGATGGGACATCCGGGCAGGGcttgctctgctcagcattccctgcctcctcccaggATTCTTGAGGGACAGCCTCTGCATCTGCAGGATCGGATTGCGGGCCGTGTCCACTCAGGATAAGGTTCCATCAGAGGGCTGGAAGCCAACAGGGTCCTGTGGGAGACAGAACACAagcacagcccttccccacaCTGAACACGATAAGATCTTGTCATTAGGTGTCTTCTTGTGGGTTTTTATTCAGTACTCGTTGATCTAAATTCAAAAAACTGAAGGTAAATACAGCTCTGTCTACTTGGGGTGTcacattcttccttttctgttttaaaagtatGGTTTTTAATACAGAGCACACATTTCTTGCACCTGGGATAGGCACAAGTGATAAGatcacatttatttctttttggttttctgtcttcttttattttctcttttttctttttagtttttttctttttcttctctctttttttcttctttttttcttttttttcatttttttctttttttcttttttctttcttttttcctcctttttctctcgttttccttttttctcttttcctttttttcctttcttatttctcttttttctcctttttctcatttttattccctttttttctttatttttttcttttttttttcccttttttttattttacattgttttctatcagttgtattttcaaggaagatttaaacacatatcaaaacaatctccatGTACCTATCTTATGACAACAGATAatccaaagcagtgccctgatcccacacattcccctcccctcatgtgctggctgtgttcagccaccagagaaaaacacaggctaccacgcagagcgttccaagtggtttccactttggcaaacagcactctctggatggaaaacaccagtcaaagccaaaacactccttgttgatcctgattaactgaatgcagctgctgctgccttaacttgttctCACAAAACTTCTCAGGGtttctttgcttccaggaggccccacatgtcccaatggacccttgattccatggggtTCCAAACTGTCTCAGGAATactttggttccatgaggccctgcataTCCTGATGGCCCCTGGGTTCCATGAGGATGCACAGTCTCAGAATTCCTTGGCTTCAGTGAGGCTTTGtagtgtcccaatggccccttgaCTCCAGGAGTTTCCAtagtgtcccaatggccccttggttccatgaggttccaattTGTCCatgggttcccttggctccataGGGCCCTGTAGTGCCAAActggcccctggattccatgagtttccacagtgtccttgggTCCATAGGGCCTTCAGTGTCACAATGCCTCTTTGAtttgcagtgtcccagggtttccttgtttccatgaggcACTGCAGTGATACAACGCCCCcctggttccatgaggttccaaaatgtttcagggttccttttgttctccAAGGCCTCAGATGTTAAATGGTCCCCTGGTTCCACAAGATTTCACAGTGTCCCtttgttcctttctttccatgaggccctgcagtgccacagtggccccttgattccatgaggttgcacagtgtcatcacagagctgagcccccccagaTGGAAGTTTGGGGGAGATTAGGAGGAACTGAGACAAAAAGGACTGGatatttggggaaggaaagaggggcttaTCCAACAGAGGGGAACGATTTTTatgaggtaaaaccaggttcagttaaggctgagggtgctgaaacactgactgtgcaaacactCCTGATGAACTTTTACACTGTTTCTGACCTCAAGCCCCAATCCAAAAGTGCTGCCGCACCCACTGAAAGGAATCCACTTCTCTAATCGCAACCTCAACCTGACCTCAAAGgcaaagcccaaacccagaactccagactcttatttgTCCTCTAATGCCCTCCCCAATCCCAAACCTGCATTGTTGgtatgaaaagccaagctttaatcctAACCCAGCCCAAAACCCTAATCAtgaaccagacactgccagcagaaaaacaaacctcccaaagttctgcctaatccccaccctgagctctaaaccccaagccctgaccattcagcacccccacagccctttggagcagggcaaggacctggaaggctcagagcaggcccagggggttggcagaggaatgggaggtgacctggatctgctcagctctgcagtgaccccaggagaagggcctgggctctgggagggatgtcctgtggcaccggggctcaggatccaagttcagaaggccaagtgcacatggcaacagccagagctggtgcagagacatcagggagggtctagaaatgctgctgggaggggggtgggaaagcaggaggggtgtgtgcagcctgcaaggccagagcagcagcagggccagggcaggacagcctgcaggagagatggccaagggctctggcagggctgcaaggcccaaaggcacccaggcctttgtccccttgcctctggcagctgcctctgccactcaggccaccacaagcaacttgcctggcaggttctgcccttggtttctgcctcgcccctccctcaggagcctggcaggggttgcccagttttgggcctttgttgttcctccccctcccatcccagtgccccccaaacagccctgagccagccgggagggacaggatctgctgggccagggcctggggctcaggccttggcctttgtgctccacaaaaccaaggcaggctttgctcagcattgcaggggcctgcccagagcctttg
This Pseudopipra pipra isolate bDixPip1 chromosome W, bDixPip1.hap1, whole genome shotgun sequence DNA region includes the following protein-coding sequences:
- the LOC135405359 gene encoding zinc finger protein 239-like, with the translated sequence MAPAAGQPRWRRRPAGAGVGGMSLAFPVGRRQIPSLSFLLPAPGPELRTENPEDKSPRETLVGEAVLKGCTAQEGSGEEKGRRSPRRRGSKASPGCSEEERASLCWEGGRSLRGSSEPVVPEQPPSSEKPFKCLECGKSFRKSAHLIRHQHIHTGERPYTCGECGKSFSNSSNLLTHQHIHTGEQPYTCGECGKSFNQSSNLIRHQAIHTGERPYTCGQCGKSFSDSSTLRSHQHIHTGERPYKCLQCGKRFQRSSTLLRHEQTHTDERPFRCTDCGKGFSRNFTLITHRRIHTGERPYKCGECGKSFTHNSNLTSHKQTHGKRSPTSAPTVGRASAAASTLNEPPDGEATPGVQ